From Pseudonocardia autotrophica, one genomic window encodes:
- a CDS encoding MSMEG_0567/sll0787 family protein has product MSTIDPGHLTRTSRWVADELLGGRPAHRACPPDLTIVESRAADGDDRPVTAYRRLRRAVFCQEQGLFPDSATADLDEHDADPRAVVLLAHDAAGELLGGVRLGPADPGGPDIGWWTGSRLVVAPGARTRAGVRVGAALIRAACARAEAAGALRFDADVQTRNAALFTRLGWERVQHTEVAGVAHLRMRWPITRVRALATATKAPLGALLGALGPAGFVGDDGAPVPGTDLVACCDAIVPAMVERDPEWAGWAGVLVNVNDLAAMGAAPVGLLDALGARDASFAHRVLSGVRAAADAYGVPLLGGHTQLDVPAALSLTALGRTAHPVPGGGGRPGHRIRLTTDLGGGWRPGYGGRQWDSTTTRRRAELSAMVGAIGPAAAHRPAAAKDVSMAGIAGTLGMLAEASGTGAVLDVAAVPRPDGATVGDWFTCFPGFGLLTADDPGAPAPQAGPAVSAVCGELVGGEGVRLRWPDGALTDAAPGPITGMGTAGVAR; this is encoded by the coding sequence GTGAGCACGATCGATCCCGGCCATCTCACCCGCACCTCCCGCTGGGTCGCCGACGAGCTGCTGGGCGGCCGCCCCGCACACCGGGCGTGCCCCCCGGACCTGACGATCGTCGAGTCCCGCGCGGCCGACGGCGACGACCGGCCGGTCACCGCGTACCGGCGGCTGCGCCGTGCGGTGTTCTGCCAGGAGCAAGGGCTGTTCCCGGACTCAGCGACCGCCGATCTCGACGAGCACGACGCCGATCCGCGGGCCGTGGTGCTGCTCGCCCACGACGCCGCCGGTGAGCTGCTCGGCGGCGTCCGGCTCGGGCCGGCCGACCCGGGCGGCCCGGACATCGGCTGGTGGACCGGCAGCCGGCTGGTCGTCGCTCCGGGCGCGCGGACCCGCGCCGGGGTCCGGGTCGGCGCCGCACTGATCCGCGCCGCCTGCGCCCGCGCCGAGGCGGCCGGGGCACTGCGGTTCGACGCCGACGTGCAGACCCGCAACGCCGCCCTGTTCACCCGGCTCGGCTGGGAACGGGTGCAGCACACCGAGGTCGCCGGCGTCGCGCATCTGCGGATGCGGTGGCCGATCACCCGGGTCCGGGCACTCGCGACCGCGACCAAGGCCCCGCTCGGGGCGCTGCTCGGCGCGCTCGGCCCGGCCGGTTTCGTCGGTGACGACGGCGCCCCGGTCCCCGGCACCGACCTGGTCGCCTGCTGCGACGCGATCGTCCCGGCGATGGTCGAGCGCGACCCGGAGTGGGCGGGCTGGGCCGGGGTGCTGGTCAACGTCAACGATCTCGCCGCGATGGGTGCTGCCCCGGTCGGGCTGCTCGACGCGCTCGGCGCCCGGGACGCGTCGTTCGCGCACCGGGTGCTGTCCGGGGTGCGTGCCGCCGCCGACGCCTACGGTGTCCCACTGCTCGGCGGGCACACCCAGCTCGATGTGCCCGCCGCGCTGTCGCTGACCGCGCTCGGCCGCACCGCGCATCCGGTACCCGGCGGCGGTGGACGCCCCGGGCACCGGATCCGGCTCACCACCGACCTCGGTGGCGGCTGGCGTCCCGGCTACGGCGGCCGCCAGTGGGACTCGACGACGACCCGGCGCCGGGCCGAGCTGTCGGCGATGGTCGGGGCGATCGGCCCCGCCGCGGCGCACCGCCCGGCCGCGGCCAAGGACGTCTCGATGGCCGGCATCGCCGGGACGCTCGGCATGCTCGCCGAGGCGTCCGGGACCGGTGCGGTTCTCGACGTCGCCGCGGTACCGCGCCCGGACGGCGCCACCGTCGGCGACTGGTTCACCTGCTTCCCCGGGTTCGGCCTGCTCACCGCGGACGATCCGGGTGCCCCGGCGCCGCAGGCGGGCCCGGCCGTGTCGGCGGTCTGCGGCGAGCTGGTCGGCGGGGAGGGTGTCCGGCTGCGCTGGCCGGACGGCGCCCTGACCGACGCGGCCCCCGGGCCGATCACCGGGATGGGTACCGCGGGGGTGGCCCGATGA
- a CDS encoding carbon-nitrogen hydrolase family protein → MRIAAAAANFTRDVAFDLERIGVIIAHARDAGVSVLALPDGALGGYLDDLRVPDPAPADGGSLPPALDPDGPEVRAVAELAREMVVCLGFCEAGADGERYNAAVCLTGDGVLGRHRKVHHPSGLAALFTPGDGFTAFDTPVGRMGMLIDHDKTFPEAARSLALDGAELIACLSAWPTSLTNRAPRMAQDRQARLFDLYDQARAGENQVLLLSANQSGRNGSLHFLGRAKVVGPGGEILARTWSKGGLAVADVDPGGLIGAARAVLHHLKERRPDLYRG, encoded by the coding sequence GTGCGGATCGCCGCGGCCGCGGCCAACTTCACCCGGGACGTGGCGTTCGATCTCGAACGGATCGGGGTGATCATCGCGCACGCCCGCGACGCCGGGGTCTCAGTGCTGGCGCTGCCCGACGGGGCGCTCGGCGGCTACCTCGACGACCTACGCGTGCCCGATCCCGCCCCGGCCGACGGCGGCTCGCTGCCACCCGCGCTCGACCCGGACGGCCCCGAGGTGCGCGCGGTCGCCGAGCTGGCCCGGGAGATGGTCGTCTGCCTGGGGTTCTGCGAGGCCGGCGCGGACGGCGAGCGCTACAACGCAGCGGTCTGCCTCACCGGTGACGGGGTGCTCGGGCGGCATCGCAAGGTGCACCATCCCTCAGGGCTCGCCGCGCTGTTCACCCCTGGCGACGGGTTCACCGCGTTCGACACCCCGGTCGGCCGGATGGGCATGCTGATCGACCACGACAAGACGTTCCCGGAGGCGGCCCGCTCGCTGGCCCTCGACGGGGCCGAGCTGATCGCCTGCCTGTCGGCGTGGCCGACCTCGCTGACCAACCGCGCCCCGCGGATGGCACAGGACCGCCAGGCCCGGCTGTTCGACCTCTATGACCAGGCCAGAGCAGGGGAGAACCAGGTATTGCTGCTGTCGGCGAACCAGAGCGGGCGCAACGGGTCGCTGCACTTCCTGGGCCGGGCGAAGGTCGTCGGGCCGGGCGGGGAGATCCTGGCCCGGACCTGGTCGAAGGGCGGTCTCGCGGTCGCCGACGTCGACCCGGGTGGTCTGATCGGCGCGGCCCGCGCCGTGCTGCACCACCTGAAGGAACGCCGACCCGATCTCTACCGTGGCTGA
- a CDS encoding carbon-nitrogen hydrolase family protein, with amino-acid sequence MTATTFAAAAQGFVRDLEEDFVRVATTIAEARSRGVALLALPEAALGGYLTSLHGEVADGPPRLDPDGPEIRRLAALAGDMVVTAGYCEAGDTASGGLPYNSCVAVTGDGVLGNHRKVHQPLDENASYAAGDRFAAFDTPVGRIGMMICYDKAFPEAARALAMDGARTVVCMSAWPASRTNRAAVLAEDRWARRFDLHDRARALENQIVWVSANQAGTFGDMRLVGSAKIVDPGGEVLATTGSEAGLAVASIGVDEAVDAARRYMSHLRDRRPDAYGPRPVVAGV; translated from the coding sequence ATGACCGCGACGACGTTCGCCGCCGCCGCCCAGGGTTTCGTGCGCGACCTGGAGGAGGACTTCGTCCGGGTCGCCACCACCATCGCCGAGGCCCGGTCCCGGGGGGTGGCGCTTCTCGCGCTGCCCGAGGCCGCGCTCGGCGGCTATCTGACCTCGCTGCACGGCGAGGTCGCCGACGGCCCGCCCCGGCTCGACCCGGACGGGCCCGAGATCCGGCGGCTCGCCGCACTGGCCGGGGACATGGTCGTGACCGCCGGGTACTGCGAGGCCGGTGACACCGCGTCCGGCGGACTGCCCTACAACAGCTGCGTCGCCGTCACCGGGGACGGGGTGCTGGGCAATCACCGCAAGGTGCACCAGCCGCTCGACGAGAACGCCTCTTACGCGGCAGGCGACCGGTTCGCCGCGTTCGACACGCCGGTCGGCCGGATCGGGATGATGATCTGCTACGACAAGGCGTTCCCGGAGGCGGCCCGGGCGCTCGCGATGGACGGGGCCAGGACCGTGGTGTGCATGTCGGCGTGGCCTGCGTCGCGCACGAACCGGGCGGCGGTGCTCGCCGAGGACCGCTGGGCGCGCCGGTTCGACCTGCACGACCGGGCCAGGGCGCTGGAGAACCAGATCGTGTGGGTGTCGGCGAACCAGGCCGGTACCTTCGGCGACATGCGTCTCGTCGGCTCCGCGAAGATCGTCGATCCGGGTGGTGAGGTGCTCGCCACCACCGGATCGGAGGCCGGGCTGGCCGTGGCGTCGATCGGCGTCGACGAGGCCGTCGACGCCGCCCGCCGCTACATGAGCCACCTGCGGGACCGCAGGCCGGACGCCTACGGGCCCCGGCCCGTCGTCGCGGGGGTGTGA
- a CDS encoding MSMEG_0569 family flavin-dependent oxidoreductase: MTAVVHRDARPVPPSDLDGEHRPVIVVGGGQAGLAMSRCLDVRGIDHLVLERDVVASSWKRHRWDTFCLVTPNWQCDLPDFPYAGDDPHGFMVREEIVSYLEAYRAFVDPPLREGVSVTRLTRDERGTFTLETSAGTCTADQVVVATGGYHTPVTPPLTEPLPPGITQVQSQDYRSGAGLPPGEVLVVGSGQSGAQIAEDLHLEGRRVHLAVGNAPRVARFHRGRDVTDWLDEMGYYRMPVTEHPRREAVRAQANHYVTGRDGGRDIDLRRFAAEGMRLYGPLADHAAGTMHFRPGLKAALDHADQVSESIKDTIDAHIERQGIEAPPGERYAPVWQPGPETVELELDGSGITSVVWCIGFRQDFGWIDVPVFTGRGTPVHTRGSTSVPGLFFLGLPWQWTWGSGRFSGVGQDAGYLAERIRSQRGLVTTGGRGDVCNVLALGS; this comes from the coding sequence ATGACCGCGGTGGTGCACAGGGACGCGCGGCCGGTGCCGCCGTCCGATCTGGACGGTGAGCACCGGCCGGTGATCGTCGTCGGTGGCGGTCAGGCGGGGCTGGCGATGAGCCGCTGCCTCGACGTCCGCGGCATCGACCATCTGGTGCTGGAGCGCGACGTGGTCGCCTCGTCGTGGAAGCGGCACCGCTGGGACACGTTCTGCCTGGTCACCCCGAACTGGCAGTGCGACCTGCCGGACTTCCCGTATGCCGGGGACGACCCGCACGGGTTCATGGTGCGCGAGGAGATCGTCTCCTACCTGGAGGCCTACCGGGCCTTCGTCGATCCGCCGCTGCGCGAGGGCGTCTCGGTCACCCGGCTGACCCGCGACGAGCGCGGCACGTTCACGCTGGAGACCAGCGCCGGGACCTGCACCGCGGACCAGGTCGTCGTCGCCACCGGCGGCTATCACACCCCGGTCACCCCGCCGCTGACCGAGCCGCTGCCGCCGGGGATCACCCAGGTGCAGTCACAGGACTACCGCAGCGGAGCCGGGCTGCCGCCGGGTGAGGTGCTCGTCGTCGGATCCGGGCAGTCCGGGGCGCAGATCGCCGAGGACCTGCACCTGGAGGGCAGGCGGGTGCACCTGGCGGTCGGGAACGCGCCGCGGGTGGCGCGTTTCCACCGGGGCCGGGACGTGACCGACTGGCTCGACGAGATGGGCTACTACCGGATGCCGGTCACCGAGCATCCGCGCCGGGAGGCCGTGCGCGCCCAGGCGAACCACTACGTCACCGGCCGGGACGGCGGCCGCGACATCGACCTGCGCCGGTTCGCCGCCGAGGGGATGCGGCTCTACGGGCCGCTCGCCGACCACGCCGCCGGCACGATGCACTTCCGGCCGGGCCTGAAGGCCGCTCTGGACCACGCCGACCAGGTCAGCGAGTCCATCAAGGACACGATCGACGCGCACATCGAGCGCCAGGGGATCGAGGCGCCGCCGGGGGAGCGTTACGCCCCGGTCTGGCAGCCCGGACCCGAGACCGTCGAGCTCGAGCTGGACGGCAGCGGGATCACCTCGGTGGTGTGGTGCATCGGGTTCCGGCAGGACTTCGGCTGGATCGACGTGCCGGTCTTCACCGGCCGCGGGACGCCCGTGCACACCCGGGGCTCCACCTCGGTGCCCGGCCTGTTCTTCCTCGGCCTGCCGTGGCAGTGGACGTGGGGCTCGGGCCGGTTCTCCGGGGTCGGGCAGGACGCCGGGTACCTCGCCGAGCGGATCCGCTCGCAGCGCGGGCTGGTCACCACCGGCGGCCGCGGCGACGTCTGCAACGTGCTGGCGCTGGGGTCCTGA
- a CDS encoding PaaI family thioesterase, whose product MTAHTTDGTDTTGSTRRREHEWSDPAALAAAATELDGLEFLRRIADGRLPGAPIGSLVGFRPVSAEPGRVVFEFEPAEHQYNPIGSVHGGVYATLLDSACGCAVHSTLPAGTGYTSLDLSVRFLRRITVDTGTVTCTGHVVHAGRRTALARAELTDAGGKLLGEATSSCMILPGP is encoded by the coding sequence ATGACGGCGCACACCACCGACGGCACCGACACCACCGGGAGCACCCGCCGGCGCGAGCACGAGTGGTCCGACCCGGCGGCGCTGGCCGCGGCCGCCACCGAGCTCGACGGCCTGGAGTTCCTGCGCCGCATCGCCGACGGCCGACTGCCCGGTGCTCCGATCGGCAGCCTCGTCGGCTTCCGCCCGGTGTCCGCGGAACCGGGACGGGTGGTCTTCGAGTTCGAGCCCGCCGAGCACCAGTACAACCCGATCGGCTCGGTGCACGGCGGCGTCTACGCCACCCTGCTCGACTCGGCGTGCGGCTGCGCGGTGCACTCCACGCTGCCCGCCGGGACCGGCTACACCAGCCTCGACCTGTCGGTGCGCTTCCTGCGCCGGATCACCGTCGACACCGGCACGGTGACCTGCACCGGGCACGTCGTGCACGCCGGGCGGCGGACCGCGCTCGCCCGGGCCGAGCTGACCGACGCCGGCGGAAAACTGCTGGGCGAGGCCACGTCGAGCTGCATGATCCTGCCCGGACCCTGA
- a CDS encoding MSMEG_0565 family glycosyltransferase translates to MADPLRVRLSTYSTKPRGGVVHTLALAEALAAAGHDVTVYSLARGGDTGFFRRVDPRVRVHLVPVPDLDGEPVGARILRSIDLLAGALAQAPDAGIRHAQDCLSANAEGRAHGYRSLLRTVHHVDEFSTPELVACHERAIVSPAALVCVSRAVAAEVEAGWGRHATVIGNGVDAARFAAADGSPWRDRFGRYVLSVGGIEPRKGTADLIAAMALLPGLRLVIGGGETLFDYRDYRASVLAEAARLGVTPEILGPVDDDDLPGLMAGAAAFAFPSVKEGFGLAAMEALAAGVPLVTRDLPVLREVFGPAARFAADPAGFAAELGAAVAGEDPVRERAGRELADRHSWTAAADRHVRLYREFAATGSACSSAP, encoded by the coding sequence GTGGCTGATCCACTGCGGGTGCGGCTCTCGACGTACTCGACCAAGCCACGTGGTGGGGTGGTGCACACCCTGGCGCTGGCCGAGGCGCTGGCCGCCGCCGGGCACGACGTCACCGTGTACTCGCTCGCCCGGGGCGGCGACACCGGCTTCTTCCGGCGGGTCGATCCGCGGGTGCGGGTGCACCTGGTGCCGGTGCCCGATCTCGACGGCGAGCCGGTCGGCGCCCGGATCCTGCGCTCGATCGACCTGCTCGCCGGAGCGTTGGCGCAGGCGCCGGACGCCGGGATCCGGCATGCACAGGACTGCCTGTCCGCCAACGCCGAGGGCCGCGCCCACGGCTACCGCTCACTGCTGCGGACCGTGCACCACGTCGACGAGTTCAGCACCCCGGAGCTGGTCGCCTGCCACGAGCGCGCGATCGTCTCGCCGGCCGCGCTGGTCTGCGTGTCCCGGGCGGTCGCCGCCGAGGTCGAGGCCGGCTGGGGCCGGCACGCCACCGTGATCGGCAACGGGGTCGACGCGGCCCGCTTCGCCGCCGCCGACGGGTCGCCCTGGCGGGATCGGTTCGGCCGCTACGTGCTCTCGGTCGGCGGGATCGAGCCGCGCAAGGGCACCGCGGACCTGATCGCCGCGATGGCGCTGCTGCCGGGGCTGCGGCTGGTGATCGGCGGCGGCGAGACCCTGTTCGACTACCGCGACTACCGGGCTTCGGTGCTGGCCGAGGCGGCTCGGCTGGGTGTGACACCGGAGATCCTCGGCCCGGTCGACGACGACGACCTGCCCGGCTTGATGGCGGGCGCGGCCGCGTTCGCGTTCCCGTCGGTCAAGGAGGGTTTCGGGCTCGCCGCGATGGAGGCCCTCGCGGCCGGGGTACCGCTGGTGACCCGGGACCTGCCGGTGCTGCGCGAGGTGTTCGGCCCGGCCGCCCGGTTCGCCGCCGACCCGGCAGGGTTCGCGGCCGAGCTCGGCGCGGCCGTCGCCGGAGAGGACCCGGTGCGCGAGCGCGCCGGCCGGGAACTGGCCGACCGGCACTCGTGGACGGCGGCGGCCGACCGGCACGTCCGGCTGTACCGGGAGTTCGCTGCTACCGGATCTGCTTGTTCGAGCGCCCCTTGA
- a CDS encoding ferredoxin has translation MRIVADIGSCEGYGMCEAMADGYFEIGTDDVVVVHDEHPPESDREHVHAAVQACPARALRLED, from the coding sequence ATGCGGATCGTCGCCGACATCGGCTCCTGCGAGGGCTACGGGATGTGCGAGGCCATGGCCGACGGCTACTTCGAGATCGGGACCGACGACGTCGTCGTCGTGCATGACGAGCACCCGCCGGAATCCGATCGTGAGCACGTGCACGCCGCGGTGCAGGCCTGCCCGGCCAGGGCGCTGCGCCTGGAGGATTGA
- a CDS encoding PucR family transcriptional regulator encodes MTPVTDTLARLAGTVRDDVGALAAHVLTEIDAGLPDLGRDPRSRELLVGTIEGSLEGALAVLTGGGDPDDAPVPPAATEFARRLAQQGVPVTVVLRAYRLGQAAFQRELISRIEAAGLGTGDIVAAVGELSTVAFGYVDRISEAMVAVHQAERDGWVRRRDAARLAMVDAVLAGRGGTATEVERVLGHPVTGDHLAAVFWSDAADPGRALERAVAVVGEALGGGRAPLVVAPDGATLWVWFAGPLDPAVEIPDPDEVFVALGTPERELDGFRRSHRRARQAQAVVTAADPVDRRPVTAAAALGPLILLGGDVELLASWVQEVLGDLALDDEAHERLRDTVDAYLRSGGSLAGAAAELHLHRNSVQYRLRRAEQARGRPLADGRVDVEVALLACRVLGRVVLRGEG; translated from the coding sequence GTGACACCGGTCACCGACACCCTGGCCCGGCTCGCGGGCACCGTCCGGGACGACGTCGGAGCGCTCGCCGCGCACGTCCTCACCGAGATCGATGCCGGGCTGCCCGACCTGGGCCGGGACCCGCGATCCCGGGAGCTGCTCGTCGGCACCATCGAGGGCTCACTGGAGGGTGCGCTGGCGGTGCTCACCGGCGGCGGCGACCCGGACGACGCGCCGGTCCCGCCGGCCGCCACCGAGTTCGCCCGCCGGCTGGCCCAGCAGGGCGTCCCGGTGACCGTGGTGCTGCGCGCCTACCGGCTCGGGCAGGCCGCGTTCCAGCGGGAGCTGATCTCCCGGATCGAGGCGGCCGGGCTCGGCACCGGGGACATCGTGGCCGCCGTCGGGGAGCTGTCGACGGTGGCGTTCGGCTATGTCGACCGGATCTCCGAGGCGATGGTCGCGGTGCACCAGGCCGAGCGGGACGGCTGGGTGCGCCGGCGGGACGCGGCCCGCCTCGCGATGGTCGACGCGGTGCTCGCCGGCCGGGGCGGGACCGCAACCGAGGTGGAGCGGGTACTGGGGCATCCGGTCACCGGCGACCATCTGGCGGCGGTCTTCTGGTCGGACGCGGCCGATCCCGGCCGGGCACTGGAGCGGGCGGTCGCGGTCGTCGGCGAGGCTCTCGGTGGCGGGCGGGCCCCGCTGGTGGTCGCGCCGGACGGGGCGACGCTGTGGGTGTGGTTCGCGGGGCCGCTCGATCCCGCCGTCGAGATCCCTGATCCGGACGAGGTGTTCGTCGCGCTCGGCACCCCGGAGCGCGAACTCGACGGGTTCCGCCGCTCGCACCGCAGGGCCCGGCAGGCGCAGGCGGTCGTGACGGCCGCCGATCCGGTGGACCGCCGCCCGGTGACCGCGGCCGCCGCGCTCGGGCCGCTGATCCTGCTCGGCGGCGACGTCGAACTGCTGGCGTCGTGGGTGCAGGAGGTGCTGGGCGATCTCGCCCTCGACGACGAGGCGCACGAACGGCTCCGCGACACCGTCGACGCCTATCTCCGCTCCGGCGGGAGCCTGGCCGGTGCGGCCGCGGAGCTGCACCTGCACCGCAACTCCGTGCAGTACCGGCTGCGGCGGGCCGAGCAGGCGCGGGGCCGGCCGCTCGCGGACGGACGGGTGGACGTCGAGGTCGCGCTGCTGGCCTGCCGGGTGCTGGGGCGCGTGGTGCTGCGGGGGGAGGGGTGA
- a CDS encoding MSMEG_0572/Sll0783 family nitrogen starvation response protein, whose product MTSAELSDVEKKSLEEIPHPSLPEGSSIYGGTKVFPDLQAEDGETYFTLVHGIAHESSVSFVAVLQATRALRKGFESAMYFYGPGSLNCLATRGFPTTGTSAFPGEHNINDQLKTFLAEGGKVYCCRFGLSLHGAREEDLIEGVIPTHPLDVQDALIHYARKGAIINSTYQL is encoded by the coding sequence ATGACCAGTGCCGAGCTGTCCGACGTCGAGAAGAAGAGCCTCGAGGAGATCCCGCACCCCTCGCTGCCCGAGGGTTCCAGCATCTACGGCGGCACCAAGGTCTTCCCCGACCTGCAGGCCGAGGACGGCGAGACCTACTTCACCCTGGTGCACGGCATCGCGCACGAGTCGTCGGTGAGCTTCGTGGCCGTGCTGCAGGCGACCCGCGCACTGCGCAAGGGTTTCGAGTCCGCGATGTACTTCTACGGACCGGGTTCGCTGAACTGTCTGGCCACCCGTGGGTTCCCGACCACCGGGACGTCCGCGTTCCCCGGCGAGCACAACATCAACGACCAGCTGAAGACGTTCCTCGCCGAAGGCGGAAAGGTCTACTGCTGCCGTTTCGGGCTCTCGCTGCACGGCGCCCGCGAGGAGGACCTCATCGAGGGCGTGATCCCGACCCACCCGCTCGACGTCCAGGACGCGCTCATCCACTACGCCCGCAAGGGCGCGATCATCAACTCGACCTACCAGCTCTGA
- a CDS encoding fatty acid desaturase: MKTYPLAEPVDGKYSWQDGKRYAWLLGLVVPILPFLAIGLHQLTGLSAVLWLGPVVVLVIVPAIDLVAGKDPTNPPDEIMAELEEDRYYRWVTYAYLPVQYAGLITGIWYIATAGAPTIGNIGLAITLGTVSGVAINTAHELGHKREDVERWAAKIALAPCFYGHFYVEHNRGHHVRVSTPEDPASARMGESFYRFWPRTVFGSLASAWRLERKRYARRDRHPFRIGNDVLNSWLMSLVLWGALIALFGWGVLPYLLIQAVFGLTLLELVNYMEHYGMLRQKVGPADRRRFERVTPAHSWNSNNIATNVLLYHLQRHSDHHANPTRRFQTLRDFPEAPVLPTGYTGMMLAAIVPPVFRRVMDPLVLAHYDGDLRLANVHPAKREKLLAAYPPPADEVPQEETDQARQKQVDGVTAARCPGCGYTYEVAAGNEAEGFPAGTAWSEIPDDWTCPDCGVRDKVDFVALDREGV, encoded by the coding sequence GTGAAGACCTACCCGCTGGCAGAACCGGTGGACGGGAAATACAGCTGGCAGGACGGTAAGCGCTACGCCTGGCTGCTGGGCCTGGTCGTCCCGATCCTGCCGTTCCTCGCGATCGGCCTGCACCAGCTGACCGGCCTGTCGGCGGTGCTGTGGCTCGGCCCGGTCGTCGTCCTGGTGATCGTCCCGGCGATCGACCTGGTCGCGGGCAAGGACCCGACGAACCCGCCGGACGAGATCATGGCCGAGCTGGAGGAGGACCGGTACTACCGCTGGGTCACCTACGCCTACCTGCCGGTCCAGTACGCGGGCCTGATCACCGGGATCTGGTATATCGCGACCGCCGGCGCACCGACGATCGGCAACATCGGACTCGCGATCACCCTCGGCACCGTCTCCGGCGTCGCGATCAACACCGCGCACGAGCTGGGCCACAAGCGGGAGGACGTCGAGCGCTGGGCTGCGAAGATCGCGCTCGCACCGTGCTTCTACGGCCACTTCTACGTCGAGCACAACCGCGGCCACCACGTGCGGGTCTCCACCCCGGAGGACCCGGCCTCGGCCCGGATGGGCGAGAGCTTCTACCGGTTCTGGCCGCGCACCGTGTTCGGTTCCCTGGCCAGCGCCTGGCGGCTGGAGCGCAAGCGCTACGCCCGCCGGGACCGGCACCCGTTCCGGATCGGGAACGACGTCCTCAACTCCTGGCTGATGTCGCTGGTGCTGTGGGGCGCGCTGATCGCGCTGTTCGGCTGGGGTGTGCTGCCCTACCTGCTGATCCAGGCCGTGTTCGGGCTGACGCTGCTGGAGCTGGTCAACTACATGGAGCACTACGGGATGCTGCGCCAGAAGGTCGGCCCGGCCGACCGCCGCCGCTTCGAGCGGGTCACCCCGGCGCACTCCTGGAACTCGAACAACATCGCCACCAACGTGCTGCTCTACCACCTGCAGCGGCACTCCGACCACCACGCGAACCCGACCCGCCGGTTCCAGACGCTGCGCGACTTCCCGGAGGCTCCGGTGTTGCCGACCGGCTACACCGGGATGATGCTGGCCGCCATCGTGCCGCCGGTGTTCCGCCGGGTGATGGACCCGCTGGTGCTCGCGCACTACGACGGTGACCTGCGGCTGGCGAACGTGCACCCGGCGAAGCGGGAGAAGCTGCTCGCCGCGTACCCGCCGCCGGCCGACGAGGTCCCGCAGGAGGAGACCGACCAGGCCCGGCAGAAGCAGGTCGACGGCGTCACCGCCGCGCGCTGCCCCGGCTGCGGCTACACCTACGAGGTCGCCGCGGGCAACGAGGCCGAGGGGTTCCCGGCCGGCACCGCCTGGTCGGAGATCCCGGACGACTGGACCTGCCCCGACTGCGGGGTCCGCGACAAGGTCGACTTCGTCGCCCTCGACCGCGAGGGGGTCTGA
- a CDS encoding MSMEG_0568 family radical SAM protein encodes MSAPSSHDTDLGLQARAEMAVRGVAIDPDPAPAGRPGVTDLGSSIPLRRPGGAGPSADGHVLVDGLKTTVPIVADSPYRLRDGRLVRSGAGGGVTDMGVAVETVARPAFYDLRTADGVSYEQIARLHGNDVLASTVVQTCVRYGENDRCRFCAIEQSLRTGATTAVKTPEQLAEVAEAAVRLDGIRQMVLTTGTSNGRDRGARHLVRCVRAIRAAVPGLPIQVQCEPPAPDDLAVLTDLHEAGADALGIHVESLDDDVRRRWMPGKATVPLAQYRLAWDEAVRVFGPNTVSTYLIVGLGEDPDELVADAAGLIARGVYPFVVPYRPIPGTLAFDDGVPGPDPALLADVTARVAAELRASGMRGSDQAAGCAACGACSALSAAGG; translated from the coding sequence ATGTCCGCTCCGTCGTCCCACGACACCGATCTCGGCCTGCAGGCCCGCGCCGAGATGGCCGTCCGCGGGGTCGCGATCGATCCCGATCCGGCACCCGCCGGGCGCCCCGGCGTCACCGATCTCGGGTCGTCGATCCCGCTGCGCCGCCCCGGTGGCGCAGGCCCGTCGGCCGACGGGCACGTGCTCGTCGACGGCCTGAAGACCACCGTCCCGATCGTGGCGGACTCCCCCTACCGGCTGCGCGACGGACGGCTGGTCCGCAGCGGGGCCGGCGGCGGGGTCACCGACATGGGCGTCGCCGTCGAGACCGTCGCCCGGCCCGCGTTCTACGACCTGCGCACCGCCGACGGCGTCTCCTACGAGCAGATCGCCCGGCTGCACGGCAACGACGTGCTGGCCTCCACCGTCGTCCAGACCTGCGTGCGCTACGGCGAGAACGACCGGTGCCGGTTCTGCGCCATCGAGCAGTCGCTGCGCACCGGCGCCACCACCGCCGTCAAGACCCCCGAGCAGCTCGCCGAGGTCGCCGAGGCCGCCGTCCGGCTCGACGGGATCCGGCAGATGGTGCTCACCACCGGCACCTCCAACGGCCGCGACCGCGGCGCCCGGCACCTGGTCCGCTGCGTGCGCGCGATCCGGGCGGCGGTGCCCGGGCTGCCGATACAGGTGCAGTGCGAGCCGCCGGCACCCGACGACCTGGCCGTGCTCACCGACCTGCACGAGGCCGGGGCGGACGCGCTCGGGATCCACGTCGAGTCGCTCGACGACGACGTCCGGCGCCGCTGGATGCCCGGCAAGGCGACCGTGCCGCTGGCGCAGTACCGGCTCGCCTGGGACGAGGCGGTGCGGGTGTTCGGCCCGAACACGGTCTCGACCTACCTGATCGTCGGACTCGGCGAGGATCCGGACGAACTGGTGGCGGACGCGGCCGGATTGATCGCCCGCGGCGTCTACCCGTTCGTCGTCCCCTACCGCCCGATCCCCGGCACCCTCGCGTTCGACGACGGCGTGCCCGGCCCGGATCCGGCGCTGCTCGCCGACGTGACCGCCCGGGTCGCCGCCGAGCTGCGCGCCTCCGGGATGCGCGGCTCCGACCAGGCCGCCGGCTGCGCGGCCTGCGGGGCGTGCAGCGCACTGTCGGCAGCGGGGGGCTGA